A genomic stretch from Arachis stenosperma cultivar V10309 chromosome 3, arast.V10309.gnm1.PFL2, whole genome shotgun sequence includes:
- the LOC130966926 gene encoding 3-ketoacyl-CoA synthase 12-like: MDLITLLTLLPALYLCFLIWNLFDQKRDQECYILDYQCYKPSDDRKLGTEFCGRVIKRSQSLGLDEYKFLLKAIVSSGIGEQTYAPRNVFDGRESTPTLTDGIVEMEEFFNDSIEKLLSRTGVNPSEIDVLVVNISMLAVLPSLSSRIINKYKLRHDIKVYNLTGMGCSASLISLDIVKNIFKSQRNKLALLVTSESLSPNWYSGNERSMILANCLFRCGGCVILLTNKRTLKHKSMFKLKCLVRTHHGARDEAYGCCIQKEDEQGRLGFHLGKTLPKAATRAFIDNLRVISPKILPTRELLRFFVVYLIKKITMLGITNNYNTLKASSGVITTTKSPLNFKTGVDHFCIHTGGKAVIDGIGISLDLAEYDLEPARMTLHRFGNTSASSLWYVLAYMEAKKRLRKGERVFMISFGAGFKCNSCLWEVMRDLKGDQENVWADCIDNYPPKSLSNPFMEKYSWINDVEDESTAEIPDFLK; the protein is encoded by the exons ATGGATCTCATCACTTTACTAACCCTCCTTCCAGCATTGTACTTGTGTTTCCTGATCTGGAACTTGTTCGATCAGAAAAGGGACCAAGAGTGCTACATATTAGACTACCAATGTTACAAACCTTCTGATGATAGAAAGCTAGGGACAGAGTTCTGCGGCAGAGTCATCAAAAGATCCCAATCCTTGGGCCTAGATGAGTACAAGTTCCTCCTCAAAGCCATTGTTAGCTCCGGCATTGGTGAGCAAACTTACGCTCCAAGAAACGTCTTCGACGGCCGCGAATCAACCCCTACCCTTACCGACG GTATTGTGGAAATGGAGGAGTTTTTCAATGATAGCATTGAAAAATTGTTGTCGAGGACAGGTGTAAACCCATCGGAGATTGATGTGTTGGTTGTTAATATTTCAATGCTGGCGGTTCTTCCTTCTTTGTCCTCCAGAATCATCAACAAGTACAAGCTAAGGCATGATATCAAGGTCTACAACCTCACCGGTATGGGGTGTAGTGCTAGTCTTATTTCTCTGGACATTGTAAAGAACATTTTCAAGTCGCAGAGGAATAAGCTAGCACTCTTGGTAACTTCAGAGAGCTTGAGTCCAAATTGGTATTCAGGTAACGAGAGATCAATGATTCTAGCCAATTGCTTGTTTCGCTGCGGCGGTTGCGTAATTTTGCTGACGAACAAGAGGACATTGAAGCACAAATCAATGTTCAAATTGAAGTGTTTGGTGAGAACTCATCATGGAGCTAGAGATGAAGCTTATGGTTGTTGCATTCAAAAGGAAGATGAACAAGGTAGACTTGGTTTTCACCTTGGGAAAACCCTCCCAAAAGCAGCAACAAGAGCTTTCATTGACAATTTGAGGGTGATTTCACCCAAGATTCTTCCAACAAGGGAATTGTTAAGATTCTTTGTTGTATACCTAATAAAGAAAATCACAATGTTGGGAATAACTAACAATTATAACACTCTCAAGGCTAGTTCTGGAGTTATCACAACGACGAAATCGCCCTTGAATTTTAAGACCGGTGTGGATCATTTCTGTATCCACACCGGAGGAAAAGCCGTTATAGACGGAATAGGAATAAGTTTAGATCTGGCTGAGTATGATCTCGAACCGGCGCGGATGACTCTGCACCGGTTCGGGAACACCTCAGCCAGTAGCCTTTGGTATGTTCTAGCGTACATGGAGGCAAAGAAGAGGCTGAGAAAAGGTGAGAGGGTGTTCATGATAAGCTTTGGTGCTGGCTTTAAATGCAATAGCTGTTTGTGGGAAGTGATGAGAGATCTCAAAGGTGATCAAGAAAATGTGTGGGCCGATTGCATTGATAACTACCCACCAAAATCATTGTCTAACCCTTTCATGGAGAAGTATAGTTGGATCAATGATGTTGAGGATGAAAGCACCGCTGAGATCCCTGATTTTCTCAAGTAA
- the LOC130969593 gene encoding nudix hydrolase 9, producing the protein MENENSNETTSSSSSSIVDPLSFKLLVSCPSPLSPSQVSASFSADYDRVPHPDTILENTISQIWEQRAQNNKSLFNGNKFRYGGYELKDGGGSNHEPHLCLHLGLTDYRTFVGTNLSPLWERFLVPSEDDPILCQHTSSPLGNGAVVETIDKKIIVLQRSNNVGEFPGHFVFPGGHPEPQEIGITSHQHGKESVNNEVSREMFDSIVREVVEEIGVPASSLSIPAFIGISRRDLNVRPAAFFFIRCNLDSEEVQKLYSNAQDGYESTQLYAVSVVELESMTSRMPGCHRGGFALYKLMVEAANTT; encoded by the exons ATGGAGAATGAGAACAGCAACGAAACAACGagtagcagcagcagcagcatcGTGGATCCTCTTTCCTTCAAGCTTCTAGTTTCGTGTCCCTCTCCTCTCTCACCATCAcag GTCTCTGCTTCATTCAGCGCCGATTACGACCGGGTCCCTCACCCTGACACCATCTTGGAGAACACCATCTCTCAG ATATGGGAGCAGAGAGCTCAGAATAACAAGTCACTCTTCAATGGAAACAAGTTCAGG TATGGAGGGTATGAATTGAAAGATGGAGGTGGATCCAATCATGAACCTCATTTGTGCCTCCATCTAGGTTTGACAGATTATAG GACTTTTGTGGGAACAAACTTAAGTCCTCTGTGGGAAAGGTTTCTGGTTCCATCAGAAG ATGATCCTATTCTTTGTCAGCATACCTCCAGTCCGCTAGGAAATGGTGCAGTGGTGGAGACAATAGACAAGAAGATAATTGTTTTACAACGGAGTAACAATGTTGGTGAATTTCCTGGTCATTTTGTATTTCCCGGAGGCCATCCTGAG CCTCAAGAAATTGGTATAACTTCCCATCAACATGGCAAGGAATCAGTCAACAATGAAGTTTCACGGGAGATGTTTGACAGCATAGTTCGGGAAGTTGTTGAAGAAATTGGAGTGCCAGCCTCATCCCTT AGCATTCCAGCTTTTATTGGCATATCTCGCAGGGACTTGAATGTGAGACCGGCTGCATTTTTCTTTATCAGATGCAATCTTGATTCGGAGGAAGTTCAGAAGCTTTATTCTAATGCACAAGATGGCTATGAATCAACTCAGCTTTATGCTGTCTCAGTG GTTgagttagaaagcatgacttCTAGGATGCCTGGCTGTCATCGCGGCGGATTTGCTCTCTACAAATTGATGGTTGAAGCTGCCAACACTACTTGA
- the LOC130968928 gene encoding ankyrin repeat-containing protein At5g02620-like: MATPTVQQEAAAVAAAPRKKMTKQLTGKRDDTTLHSAARAGNLALIKDTLSGAEEGQLHELLAKQNQAGETALYVAAEYGYVDLVKEMIRYYDLADAGIKARNGFDALHIAAKQGDLDVLKILMEAHPELSMTVDPSNTTALHTASTQGHTEIVKFLLEAGSSLATIARSNGKTALHSAARNGHLAVVKALLEKEPGVVTRTDKKGQTALHMAVKGQNLEVVEELIKGDPSSVNMVDNKGNTALHIATRKGRAQIVKLLLGQKETDTTAVNKSGESALDTAEKTGNSQIKAILSEHGVQSAKAMKPKPTTAARELKQTVSDIKHEVHYQLEHTRQTRKRVQGIAKRINKMHAEGLNNAINSTTVVAVLIATVAFAAIFTVPGQFVDDPKNIPKGMSLGEANIAPTAAFIIFIVFDSIALFISLAVVVVQTSIVVIESKAKKQMMAIINKLMWLACVLITVAFLALSFIVVGKDQKWLAIGVTVIGTTIMATTLGLMCYWVIRHRIEASNLRSIRKSSMGSRSRSFSVSVMSDTEILNNEYKKMYAI; the protein is encoded by the exons ATGGCTACACCAACTGTGCAGCAGGAAGCTGCGGCCGTGGCCGCTGCTCCAAGGAAGAAAATGACCAAGCAATTGACTGGAAAGCGCGACGACACGACCCTGCACTCGGCAGCGAGAGCAGGGAACTTGGCTCTGATAAAGGACACACTTAGTGGTGCCGAAGAGGGTCAACTTCATGAGTTGTTGGCAAAGCAGAACCAAGCTGGGGAAACAGCCCTTTATGTTGCTGCTGAGTATGGTTATGTTGATTTGGTTAAGGAGATGATTCGGTATTATGATCTCGCTGATGCCGGAATCAAGGCTAGGAATGGTTTTGATGCACTCCACATTGCTGCTAAACAAGGGGATCTAG ATGTGTTGAAGATCCTTATGGAGGCTCATCCTGAATTGTCAATGACCGTGGATCCCTCGAACACCACGGCTTTGCACACAGCCTCGACACAAGGGCATACTGAGATAGTGAAGTTTCTATTAGAGGCAGGTAGTAGCTTGGCAACCATAGCTAGAAGCAATGGGAAAACAGCTCTGCATTCTGCAGCAAGAAACGGACATTTGGCTGTTGTAAAGGCACTTTTAGAGAAGGAGCCTGGGGTTGTGACACGGACCGATAAGAAGGGCCAGACCGCGCTTCACATGGCGGTGAAAGGGCAGAATCTTGAGGTGGTGGAGGAGTTGATAAAAGGGGATCCCTCATCAGTAAACATGGTTGATAATAAGGGTAATACGGCTTTGCATATTGCAACCCGGAAGGGTAGAGCTCAG ATTGTGAAGTTGCTTCTTGGACAAAAAGAAACAGACACCACAGCAGTTAATAAATCCGGCGAAAGTGCATTAGACACTGCTGAGAAAACTGGGAACTCCCAAATCAAAGCCATACTTTCGGAACACGGTGTTCAAAGTGCCAAAGCCATGAAGCCAAAGCCAACAACAGCAGCTAGAGAGTTGAAACAAACAGTGAGTGACATAAAGCATGAAGTCCATTATCAATTAGAACACACGCGCCAGACCAGAAAGCGCGTCCAGGGAATCGCCAAGCGCATCAACAAGATGCATGCTGAAGGACTCAACAATGCAATCAACTCAACCACTGTGGTTGCTGTCCTCATTGCCACAGTTGCCTTTGCAGCTATCTTCACAGTTCCTGGCCAATTTGTTGATGATCCAAAAAACATTCCTAAAGGGATGTCCCTTGGGGAAGCAAACATAGCTCCTACAGCTGCATTCATCATTTTCATTGTCTTCGATTCCATTGCGCTGTTCATCTCCCTAGCCGTCGTGGTGGTGCAGACCTCGATCGTGGTCATAGAGAGCAAAGCTAAGAAGCAGATGATGGCTATCATTAACAAGCTAATGTGGCTGGCTTGTGTGCTTATCACTGTGGCATTCTTGGCACTTTCATTCATAGTTGTTGGAAAAGATCAAAAGTGGCTTGCAATTGGAGTCACAGTTATAGGAACAACTATAATGGCTACAACATTAGGATTAATGTGTTACTGGGTCATTAGGCACAGAATTGAGGCATCAAATTTGAGAAGCATAAGGAAGTCTTCAATGGGAAGCAGGTCAAGATCATTTTCAGTTTCTGTTATGTCAGATACTGAGATACTAAACAATGAGTATAAAAAAATGTATGCGATTTAG